Part of the Acidobacteriota bacterium genome is shown below.
GCCGCTCGGTCCGCGGCAGGTGCAGCAGCTTGAGCACGATCTCGTCGAGCCCTTCGGCCGCGAGCGCGATCGGCACCTCGTAGACGCTCGACACGTCCTTCGCCGTGATGACGGCCTCTTCGTTGACGTCGCAGAAGAGGGCGATCTTGCGCTTGATGTCGGGTGGGAGCAGCCGGTCGGTGCGGCAGAGCAGGATGTCGGGCTGGATGCCGATCGACCGCAGGTCGCGCACGCTGTGCTGCGTCGGCTTCGTCTTCAACTCGCCGGCCGTCCCGATGTAGGGGACGAGCGTCAGGTGGATGTAGAGCGTGTGCTCGCGACCGACGTCCTGGCGGAACTGACGGATGGCCTCGAGAAAGGGGAGGCTCTCGATGTCGCCCACCGTGCCGCCGATCTCGACGAGCACCACGTCGACGTTGTCCGAGACCGAGCGGATCGCCTCCTTGATGGCGTTGGTGATGTGCGGGATGACCTGCACCGTCGCGCCGAGGTAGTCGCCCCGCCGCTCGCGCTGGATCACCGACAGGTAGATCTTGCCGGTGGTCCACGAGTGGTTGCGTGTGGCGATGGTGCTCGTGAAGCGCTCGTAGTGCCCCACGTCGAGGTCGGTCTCGGCCCCGTCGTCGGTGACGTAGACCTCGCCGTGCTGGTAGGGGCTCATCGTGCCCGGATCGACGTTGATGTACGGGTCGAACTTCTGCAGCGTCACCTTGTAGCCGTGGCCCTCGAGCAGGCAGCCGATCGACGCGGCGGCCAGGCCCTTGCCGAGCGCCGAGACGACGCCGCCGGTGACGAAGATGTACTTGACGGGGCGGGGGGCGGACGTGCTCATGGAGCTCCTGTGTCGGGATGGAGGCCGACGATCCGGCGCACCGCGTCGAGGTCGTCGGCCGTGTCCACGCCAATCGAGTCGTGCCGCGTCTCGACGGTGCGGATGCGAATGCCGTGCTCGAGCGCGCGCAGCTGCTCGAGCGCCTCGGCCTGCTCGAGCGCCGTCGGCGCGAGCGACGCGAGCCGCAGCAGGCAGGCACGCCGGTAGACGTACAGGCCGACGTGCTTGAACGTCGGGCCGGGGGCGAAGTGGTGCGCCGCCTGCCGGGCCCAGGGGATCGGCGCACGCGAGAAGTACAGCGCGTCGCCGTGGCGGTCGACGACCACCTTCACCACGTTCGGGTCGTGCAGATCGCGGGGGTCGTCGATGGGCCGGCGCAGCGTCGACATCAGCACGTGCGGCGCGTCGGCGAACACCGCGAGCGCCTGGTCGATCGCCGCCGGCACGATCATCGGCTCGTCGCCCTGCACGTTCACCACCAGATCGCAGTCGAGGCCCGAGGCGACCTCAGCCAGCCGGTCGGTGCCGCTCGCGTGATCGGACCGGGTCATCACGGCCTCGCCACCGAACGCCACGACGGCATCGCGGATGCGCGCGTCGTCGGTCGCGACGAGCACGCGGTCGACACCCGAGGCCTCCAGGGCGCGGCGGTAGACGTGCTCGATCATCGGACGGCCGGCGATGTCGACGAGCGGCTTGCCGGGGAGGCGGGTCGACTGGTAACGGGCGGGGATGATGGCGACGACCGACAGCGAGGCCCGGGCGGTGTGACCTGCGCGCTCGCTTCGTACAGGGTGCACGGGGCATGGTAGCACGGGGTCGCAGAAGGGCGGGCCACGTCGCCCCGCACCCGTGGATGGCCGGCCAACGGCCCGTGCCCTCGCTCTCCTCGTCCAGGGACTGGTCGCCGGGCGACCCACGGTGTTACTCTCGACGTGGGAGAAAAGGCCGTGCCGCCGCCACCCGGCCGTCGGCCGGGTGGGACGCCCATGGGGTGAGCGATGTCTCGAACGATGCGCACTTCGCTCGTGATCCTGGCGTGCGCAGCGCCGCTGCTGTGGCTCGTGGCCACGGCGACGCTCGGCTCCGCGTCCTCCCCCGCTCAGCGAGCGCCGACGGCCGATCGGCGGGCGGCCCGCGTCGCCTCCGGCACCCTGGCCGAGGAGCTTCGCGGACAGGCCGACCGGCTGCGCGAGCGGCTCGCCAACGCGCCCGCGCCGCGCACCCCGTCGCGCGATCCGTTCCGCTACCGCGTATCCGACGCCCCCTCCGGGTCCCCGTCTCCGTTCTCCATCGCCGCGCCGTCGCTTCGTCCTGGCGAGGCCGTGCCGGTGCGGCCTGCCGCTGCGCCGCTGCGCCTCGTCGGCATCGCCGAGGACACCGTCGACGGTGCCCTCGTCCGCCGTGCCATCCTGAGCGGCCTCGGCGATCTCTTCATCGTCGGCGCTGGAGAGTCGATCGCCGATCGCTACACGGTCGGCGCCGTCGGCGTCGACGCGGTCGAGCTCGACGATCGTGAGACCGGGGAGAGGATTCGGCTCGGCCTGCGGTAGCGTCGCCACGTCCCGACGACGCGTTCCACGAAGGGAAGGACGGCTCACACGCGCACGACGGCGACCCGCCGCACGGCGCCGAGCTCGGCCACCGTCTCGACCACCTGCTCGTCGACGAGCGAGGCCGACCGCGGGTCGATGCTGACCACGCCCACGGCGCCGTCCGGGCCGCGGCCGAGCGTGAAGCTGGCGATGTTGATGCCCTGACGCCCGAGCAGGGTGCCGACCTCCCCGATCACGCCGGGCTGGTCGCTGTTCCGGATCACGAGCAGCGTGCCGTCGAGCGCGGCCTCGATTTCGACGCCGTCGACCAGCACGAGACGCGGGCTGCCGTTCTCGAAGACCGTGCCCTCGACCCAGTGCTCGCCCTCGTTCGTGTGCAGCTTCACCGACAGCAGGCTCGTGTAGTTGCGCGGGCGCGTGCTCCGTGTCTCGATGAGTTCGATGCCGCGCTGCGTGGCCACCGATCGTGCGTTGACGAGCGAAACGCCGCCCGAGAGGATGTGGCCGAGCAGCCCGACGAGCACCGAGTTGGCGACCAGTTCGCCGTGCCCCTCGGCGAGCTGGCCGTAGTAGCGCACCCCGACGGCGTGGGTCCGCCCGGCGGCGAGCTGCGACAGCAGGAGGCCCAGCCGCTCGGCGAGACGCAGGAAGGGCTGGAGCCGCCGGAACTCCTCGGGGGGCACCGACGGGAAGTTCACCGCGTTGCGGATGACGCCGTCGCGGAGGTAGTCGCGGAGGCTGGCCGCGACCTCGAGGCCGACGAGCTCCTGCGCCTCGGCCGTCGACGCGGCGATGTGCGGGGTGGCGACCACGCGCGGCGATTGCACCAGGCGCCAGTCGACGGGCGGCTCCTTGCGG
Proteins encoded:
- a CDS encoding CTP synthase, yielding MSTSAPRPVKYIFVTGGVVSALGKGLAAASIGCLLEGHGYKVTLQKFDPYINVDPGTMSPYQHGEVYVTDDGAETDLDVGHYERFTSTIATRNHSWTTGKIYLSVIQRERRGDYLGATVQVIPHITNAIKEAIRSVSDNVDVVLVEIGGTVGDIESLPFLEAIRQFRQDVGREHTLYIHLTLVPYIGTAGELKTKPTQHSVRDLRSIGIQPDILLCRTDRLLPPDIKRKIALFCDVNEEAVITAKDVSSVYEVPIALAAEGLDEIVLKLLHLPRTERRMDDWHDLLDRIYRPDDDVTIHVVGKYVGLEDSYKSLNEALSHGGFKRRLRVNITWVEAEALEQPDGIHLLDGADGILVPGGFGDRGTRGMMHAAQVARERGIPFFGICYGFQWASVEFARNVCGLTDADSTECSPDTPNKVIFKLRDLLGVDDLGGTMRLGSYACRLAPGSRSQELYGADVIHERHRHRYEFNSLFEQTLAEKGLVVVGRSLDGKFVEMLELPHHPWYVAVQFHPEFKSKPLRPHPLFAGFVAASHERKLKRLREVTSTPATA
- the kdsB gene encoding 3-deoxy-manno-octulosonate cytidylyltransferase, with translation MSVVAIIPARYQSTRLPGKPLVDIAGRPMIEHVYRRALEASGVDRVLVATDDARIRDAVVAFGGEAVMTRSDHASGTDRLAEVASGLDCDLVVNVQGDEPMIVPAAIDQALAVFADAPHVLMSTLRRPIDDPRDLHDPNVVKVVVDRHGDALYFSRAPIPWARQAAHHFAPGPTFKHVGLYVYRRACLLRLASLAPTALEQAEALEQLRALEHGIRIRTVETRHDSIGVDTADDLDAVRRIVGLHPDTGAP
- the serA gene encoding phosphoglycerate dehydrogenase, which produces MHIVIADDLPTTAADLLKEVPGWTVDAEAGRPRPALRDAMAGADGLIVRSATKVDADLIAAAPRLRVVARAGTGVDNVDLDAASQRGIVVMNAPGANSVSVAEHTFALMLALARSVAVADEAMKRERWEKRSLIGAELRGKTLGIVGLGRIGQEVGQRARAFGMEVVAHDPFIAAHVAADLGITLSSIDDLCARADYITLHVPATAATKGLFDAERLGRCKPGVRIVNTARGELIDEAALADAIERGHVGGAGLDVFRKEPPVDWRLVQSPRVVATPHIAASTAEAQELVGLEVAASLRDYLRDGVIRNAVNFPSVPPEEFRRLQPFLRLAERLGLLLSQLAAGRTHAVGVRYYGQLAEGHGELVANSVLVGLLGHILSGGVSLVNARSVATQRGIELIETRSTRPRNYTSLLSVKLHTNEGEHWVEGTVFENGSPRLVLVDGVEIEAALDGTLLVIRNSDQPGVIGEVGTLLGRQGINIASFTLGRGPDGAVGVVSIDPRSASLVDEQVVETVAELGAVRRVAVVRV